Proteins from one Ipomoea triloba cultivar NCNSP0323 chromosome 1, ASM357664v1 genomic window:
- the LOC116028278 gene encoding protein FLX-like 1 — MSGRNLGPHPIKGAPHTVMAPPIHEPPPFARGCGPVPYPVMLEEMRESQYGMPPPRQIAPHPAILEEHLAAQHEDIQGLLVDNQRLAATHVALKEELEVTQFDLQRTDQYARALYAENDMQIRELYEKSAKMEMDLQSVEVMRVELMRVRADIKDLNASKQELTTELQGMTQDLTRMNADLQRTPAIKAEIENLRQELQRSRAAIENEKKGYAANYEHGQVMQKNLHSMSRELETLRAEMANAEKKARAAASVGNPVAGYNGNYANPESGYAGNYYPVGYGMNPINPVHPPQTGAEGYSQYGPGPGPAAWGAYNMQQAQGLR, encoded by the exons atgtctggACGAAATCTTGGTCCTCATCCGATAAAAGGTGCACCCCACACTGTGATGGCTCCACCTATTCACGAGCCGCCACCCTTTGCAAGAGGCTGCGGGCCAGTTCCTTATCCTGTAATGCTTGAGGAAATGAGAGAGTCACAGTATGGGATGCCGCCACCCAGGCAAATCGCTCCACACCCTGCTATCCTTGAGGAGCATCTTGCAGCTCAGCATGAGGATATTCAAGGATTACTGGTTGACAACCAGAGGTTGGCTGCAACTCATGTAGCACTCAAAGAGGAACTAGAAGTTACACAATTTGATCTTCAGCGAACAGATCAATATGCACGTGCCTTGTATGCTGAGAATGACATGCAAATCAGAGAACTTTATGAGAAGTCTGCAAAGATGGAAATGGATCTCCAATCTGTAGAAGTTATGAGAGTTGAGCTTATGCGAGTACGTGCTGATATTAAAGATTTAAATGCTTCAAAACAAGAGCTCACTACTGAACTCCAGGGGATGACTCAAGATTTGACTAGGATGAACGCAGATTTGCAACGAACTCCAGCTATAAAGGCAGAAATTGAAAATCTTAGACAGGAATTGCAGCGATCAAG GGCTGCCATTGAGAACGAGAAGAAGGGATATGCAGCAAACTATGAGCATGGTCAGGTTATGCAAAAGAACTTGCACTCAATGTCTCGAGAACTGGAAACGCTCCGTGCAGAGATGGCCAATGCAGAAAAGAAAGCTCGTGCTGCAGCTTCAGTTGGGAATCCGG TTGCAGGTTATAATGGAAATTATGCTAATCCTGAGTCAGGCTATGCCGGAAATTATTATCCTGTTGGTTATGGCATGAACCCCATAAATCCCGTGCATCCT CCGCAGACTGGAGCTGAAGGTTATTCTCAATATGGACCTGGACCTGGACCTGCTGCCTGGGGTGCTTATAATATGCAGCAAGCTCAAGGACTCAGATGA